The following is a genomic window from Carboxydocella sporoproducens DSM 16521.
GATTCCAAAGCCAAATTGCGAAAAGTCCAGCATCCCGAATTCGAAACTCATATGACAGGTATCCACGGTAAAGCGGGAGTGACCTGCGTGGATTGCCACATGCCCTATTTACGGGATAAGAATAAAGTCAAATATTCTTCTCACTGGTGGACCAGTCCCCTGAAAGATGTGGAGCGCTCCTGTGCCGTTTGCCACCGGGCTCAGAAACCGGAATGGTTCAAGGAAATGATTTACCGGATTCAGGACCGGACCTGGGCGTTGCAACAGCGGGCAGCTCAAACCCTGGTGGAGGCTCACCAGGCTGTAGCCGCGGCTGAAAAAGCCGGACGCCCGGCAGCTGACCTGGAAGCCGCCCGGCGCTTGATCGTGCAGGCTCAGTGGCGCTGGGACTGGGTGGCAGCGGAAAACTCCCGCGGTTTCCACAACCCTGACCAGGCGCTAACAGTCCTGGGACAGGCTATTGACCTGGCCAATCAGGCTATCAAAAAAGTTAAGTAAAAGAAGTAGCCCTGACCTGTACAAACATCGGTCAGGGCTTTATAATTTTGATAGCAAGCAAGAGAGAGGTGAAGGGATGTTTAAAGCAGCAATGCTGTTTATTCTGGCCGGTCTGGCGGAAATCGGGGGCGGCTATCTGGTCTGGCTGGCCTTGCGGGAGCAAAAGGGCTGGTTCTATGGAATCGCCGGGGCGACTATCCTCATTCTCTACGGTATTCTCCCCACCCTGCAGGAGTTTCCTTCCTTCGGGCGGGTTTACGCCGCTTACGGTGGTGTATTTATCGCCCTTTCGCTGCTCTGGGGCTGGGGGATTGATGGCAGACAGCCCGATTTCTGGGATGGGCTGGGTGCGGCCATAGCATTGCTAGGAGCTGGTATTATCCTCTATGCACCCCGGGGTTAATCCCCCTTGTCTTTAACTAATTAAAACACTAATATATTGCAGAAGCGATGAGAATGGCGTATAATGGCAGGTGAACAGGCAGTGAAGGAGGGGGACCATGAACTATCGGTCCAAACTGGAACATCCACTGGTTGACCGGCTGTTTGACGCCATTTTGTTATTGCAAAACCGGGAGGAGTGCTATCGGTTTTTTGAGGATATCTGTACGGTGGCGGAAATCCAGGCCCTGGCCCAGCGCCTGGAGGTGGCCAGATTGCTGGAAGCCAATGCCACTTACGGGGAAATTGCGGAACAGACCGGGGCCAGCAGTGCCACTATCAGCCGGGTCAAACGGGCCCTCTATTACGGTGCTGATGGTTATAAGCTGATTTTGCGCCGTCTGGCCGAGGAGAAAGGGGAATAGAGATGGAGAAAGAAAAATTCTGGCGCATACCGGCAGGAGTGCGAGACTGGTTGCCGGGGGAAAGAGCCAGCCGCAGGCAGCTGGAGGAGGTTATGACCCGGACTTTTGCCCTCTGGGGTTATCGGGAGGTGGCCACTCCCACCCTGGAATACTGGGATAGCATCAGCCTGGGCCTAAATGATGAGGGCAGGGAAGTCATTAAGTTAATTGACCGCAATGGCGATATTCTGGCCCTGCGGCCGGACTGGACCACTCCAATTGCCCGGCTGACGGCCAGTCGCCTGGCCCAGTGGCCCTTGCCCCTGCGCCTTTTTTACAGTGGCCAGGTTTTTACCCAGGTAGAACCGCAGGTAGGGCGCTGGCGGGAGTACGGCCAGGCCGGGGTGGAGTTGATCGGCTTGCCGGGAGGCTGGGCTGATGGGGAAGTAGTGGCCCTGGCTGCTGAAAGCCTGCTGGCCGCCGGCTTAAAGGAATTTCAACTGCATCTGGGACACATGGGATTACTGCAGGGTCTGATGGCTGAACAGGGCCTGACTCCTGAACAGGAGAGGGAAGTGAAAGCCGCTGTGTCCAGAAAAGACCTGGTGCGGGCGGAACAGCTGCTGGGTCGGGGAGCGGAACTGCTGACCCTGCGGGGAGGCCGGGAGATGCTGGTGCGGGCAGAGCAACTGACCAGGGGACCGGAAGCGGCTCAGGCTCTGGCCGAGCTGGGGGAAACCATGGACTACCTGGAGGCTTATGGCCTGGCGGAACGGATTGTCCTGGACTTCAGCCTGCTCAGAGGGCTGGATTATTATACCGGTGTAATTTTTGAAGGCTTTGCCCCCGGCCTGGGCTTCTCCCTTTGCGGAGGCGGCCGTTATGATGGGCTGCTGGCCCGCTTCGGGCAGCCGTTACCTGCTACTGGCTTTGCCATAGGCTATGAACGGCTGCTCCTGGCTCTGGAACGGCAGGGAGTAAATAGACAGGGGATGGATACCGAGGTACGGTTACAGCGGAGGGAAAAGAACTGGACAGAAGTGCTGGCTGAGGCCAGAAGGCGCCGGGCAGCAGGGGAGATAGTGATAGTGGAGGGATAAACTATGCTCAAGAAAATGGCAGCCTGGTTGGCCACCAGTCAGGGCCTATCGGCAGAGGACGAGGAAGTACTCCTTTACTCCTTGACCATCCTTACCACTACCCTCGGTAATATTCTGGGCCTGGCCCTGCTGGCCTGGCTGCTGGACACCGGGTGGGAAACCATGGCAGTAACCCTGCCTGCAGTTACCCTGCGCATGTGGGCCGGAGGTGGCCATGCCACTGCCCCCTGGCGCTGCGTTATGGTAGGAACTACCGTAATGGCTCTGCTGGCCTGGCTAACCCGGACGGCCTCCTACTGGTTGGAGCCGGTTGTGCCTGTGCTGGTAATACTGGCTGCCCTAATTACCTGGCGTTATGCTCCGGCGCCGGCCCCCAATAAGCCGCTGAGCAGCCGGCAACAGGCGGATAAACTGCGTCGACGGGCTTTGATTACCCTGACCTTCTGGGCGATTATCATCTTCTTGTTCTGGTTGCTGGCAGTACCGGCCTGGTTGACAGCAGGGATGGCTTTAGGTCTGTTCTGGCAGGGGTTAACGGTAGTGCCTCCTGTTTATCACTGGCTGGGCAAATATTTTTAGATACCAGCAGGATTTTTGCTATATTTTGTCGAAAATGCATCTAGAGAGTATAAATAGCGACAGCCCGGCCCCTGTTTCGAGGAGGCGATGGACCCATGTTGAAGCGGATCTTGAGCGGGTTGGTTAATGTGCTCTTGTTGCTGGCACAGGCTAATGTGGATATAACCAGTAGTCTGTTTGTCTATGAACCCGAAGTGCCGAAAAAATTGAGGAAATAGGGCGGGTTTCTTGGGCTGTCGCTATTTTAAAAATAAACAAGAAGAGGGAGAAAATGCAGTTACAGGTTTTGTTACTATCCTGGTGGCCGGCCATGGCAGCCTATTTGTTATTGTTTACTACCTTGCTGGGCAAGCGGGGAACATTGCTACAGGTACTGGGGTTGGGCCTGGTGCTGGCGCTGGCAGATGGTGTTGTTGCTGCCCTGGTTAAACAGGCGGGCCTTCCTTATGGTTTGCATATTCCTGTTTCTTTGGCCTTGATGGCTTTAGGGGGCAGCATTGTTTGGAGGCGTATCTGGTTTAGCCTGGTTGTGGCAATATTAAGCTATCTAACCATGATAGTTATTGACATTTTTACCGGAATACTGGTTGTAAAAATCTTAAATCAACAAAATTTTTTACAAAAAGCTTTAAATGACTGGCGTTTAATGATTTTAGTTGGTCAGTTACAAATGATTCCTGTTTATCTGGCTGCCTGGTGGACCGGACGCCGACGGATAGTCTGGTTCGACCTGTACCAGCGCAGGATTCGTGGATAAAAGGATGGGGAGAAATGCCTTCCAGACAAATCAGCCGCAAAGTGGCTTTTTTAATCGCTAATATCCTCTTGCAAGGTTGGCTTTTCTTATTGCTGGTAACTTTACAGCTATTTTGGCGATACGAGACTCGCTGGAGTTCGGTGCTGAGAAGTGATAGCTTGCTCATCACCATCGGACTCCTGGGGGTCTTTTGCGCTATTTTGGGGGTATTCATGGTCAGGGAAATCATCCGTATGGCTGATGTGGAAGAAGAAGCTAGGCTGCAGGCTCTGCAACTGGAAGAGGCCAAAGAGTTTAATGCTACTTTAAGTGCTTATCGTCACGATTTCCTCAATCACCTCCAGGTCATCGGGGGCTTGATTCAACTGGGCAAGCCTCAGGATGCATACGAATACCTGGCGGAAATCACTGCCCAGTTGATCGGGGCCAATAAAAACCGGCTGGTCAGTCAGCCGGAGGTAGAAGCCCTGTTGTGGAAGAAGAAGGCACTGGCCGAGGAAAAAGGGATACGGTTACAGTTCAATATCCGCTCCAATCTGGGTCAGGCGGAAATCAGCGGTCTGGATCTGGCCCGCATCCTGGGCAATCTGCTGGATAATGCCATTTATGCTGTCAAGGATTTGTTGCCCCGGGACCGGATAGTTACTGTAAGCATCGAGGAACTGGAAGAAGGCTTTCGCCTGGCGGTACATAACTGGGGGCCCCCTATCCCCGTCAAACTGCAAAGACTAATCTTTGAGCGGGGTTTCACTACCAAAGGGGCTGAAGGCAATGGTCTGGGACTGGATATAGTAGCCACTCTGGTTCAGAAGAATCGCGGAAAAATCAACCTGGTCAGCACCGAAGCGGAGGGAACCACTTTTACTGTCTGGTTGCCCCGCCGGGACGGGAATCTGGCGGTTACCATTTGGGCTGGACCGGGCTTATGGCTCTAGCGCCTGATGCAAATCCGGCGCTTATTTTTTTATTGACTTTTTCTCCATTACCATGATAGTATATTAGTAAATCATCACTTTAACTAACTAAAGAGGAGAAGGGCTATGTTCAGTAAAAATAACGATTTCTTAACCGTTGCCCTGCCCAAGGGGGCTTTGTTTGCGGAGGCGGTGGAGTTGCTGGGCCGCTGTGGCTTAAATACAGACCAGTTGCTGGGGGACAGCCGCAAGCTCTTTTTTACTGATGCGGAACAGGAAGTTAATTACCTCATTTGCCGGCCCACGGATATTCCTACCTTTGTGGAATACGGAGCAGCGGATCTGGGGATAGTGGGGAAAGATACCATTGCCGAACAGGGCAAGGATGTTTATGAGTTGCTGGATTTGAAATTCGGTTTTTGCCGTTTTGTGGTAGCGGCTCCTAAGGCGCTCACTCCCATAACCGATTGGTCGCAATGGGCGGCAGCCCGGGTAGCCACCAAGTTTCCCCGGGTGGCGGAACAGTTTTTCCAGAGCAAAGGTTTGCAGATGGAAATTATCAAGCTGCATGGCAATATCGAGCTGGCTCCCCTGGTGGGGCTGGCGGACTTGATTGTGGATCTGGTTTCTACCGGTCGTACTTTGCGGGAAAACAATCTGGCGGAAGTGGAGGAGATTTTTCCGGTTACCGCTCGCCTGATTGCCAACCGGGTCAATCTGCGCATCAAGGATAGGCGGATCGGGCCGTTACTGGAAAAGCTGAAATTCCATACCAGCCAGCGGCACAGTGATTGTTGAGGAGGGACGAAGATGGTGTTCAGGATTTTGCAAGCCGGTTCGGTAGAGGCAGAACGGCTGTTAATGAAGGAATATGGCGATCTGGCCTGTTATGAACAGGCAGTCAGGGAGATCCTGGCGGAAGTCAAATGTCGAGGAGATGAGGCGGTACTGGCCTACACGGCCCGCTTTGACGGGGTAGAGCTAACAGCAGCCACCATGCGCGTATCCGAGGCAGAGGTAGCTGAGGCTTATACCCGGGTGGATGAGGAGTTTCTGGCGGCCCTGCGCCTGGCCCGGGATAATATTAGTGCCTTTCACCAGAAACAGCTGCCCAAATCCTGGGCAGAACCAGACCAAAAGGGGAATGTGCTGGGCCAGCTGGTAAGGCCCCTGGAGCGGGTAGGAATTTATGTCCCGGGGGGGACTGCCGATTATCCCTCCTCAGTGCTAATGAATGCCATTCCTGCCCGGGTAGCAGGGGTAAAGGAGATTGTTATGGTGGCTCCACCCAGGCGGGATGGACGTTTGAGTCCCTATACCCTGGTGGCGGCCCGGGAGGCAGGAGTGACGGAAATCTATAAAATCGGGGGAGCGCAGGCTATCGCTGCCCTGGCCTTTGGCACCGAAACCATCCGGAAGGTGGACCTGATTACCGGTCCGGGCAATATCTATGTTACCCTGGCCAAGAAGGAAGTCTATGGCCGGGTCAATATCGACATGCTGGCCGGGCCCAGTGAAATCCTGATTATCGCTGATGAGACTGCCAATCCTCGTTATCTGGCAGCTGACCTTCTATCCCAGGCTGAACATGATGTGCTGGCTTCCTCAGTGTTGCTCACCCCCAGCCGGGAGCTGGCAGAAGCGGTAGCTGGGGAAGTGGAAAAACAGCTGCAGGCCCTGGAGAGACGGGAAATAGCGGCTAAAAGTCTGGTGTCTTACGGTGGGGCAATTATCACTGCTGATCTGGAGGAAGCGGTAGCACTGGCTAACCGCTATGCTCCTGAACACCTGGAATTGCAAGTGCAGGACCCCTGGCAATGGCTGGGCCTTATTCAGCATGCCGGTGCCATTTTTCTCGGACCCTATACACCGGAACCGGTAGGGGACTATCTGGCCGGGCCCAACCATGTGCTGCCGACTGGTGGTACCGCCCGTTTCTATTCCGCCCTTAATGTGGAGACATTTATGAAGAAAACCAGCCTCCTTTCCTATACCGCCCGGGGTTTGAAAGCAGAAGGAGAGGCCATTGTCAAACTGGCTAATACAGAAGGATTGACCGCCCATGCCAGGGCAGTAGCGGTACGCCTGGAAGACCTGACAGAGGAGGGAGAGCAGTGATTGAGGCGCGCGCCTGGCTACAGGCCCTTAAACCTTATGATCCCCACGAATTACCCTGGCGGGTGAAACTGGATGCCAATGAAAACCCCCATCCGTTTCCGGCACCGGTGCTGGCCGAAATGCTGGCGACTTTGTCGACCGGTCTGTTTCAGCGCTATCCTGACGCTACTGCCAGTCAGCTGCGGGTTGAGCTGGCGGCCTACTGTGGGGTAGAAGCTGACCAGATTCTGCTGGGCAATGGCTCGGATGAAATCCTGCATCTGGTCTGCCAGGCTTATGTTGGACCCGGGCGCCAGGCGGTTTATGGTGGACCCAGTTTTGCCATGTATGCCATCAATACTCTGGCTACTGGTGGTACCCCGGTTGAAGTGCCGCTGGATGAGGAATTCAACCTGGAACTGGCGCCTTTACTGGAACAGGCACAGCAGCCAGCTACCGGGGCAGTCTTTATCTGTACCCCTAATAACCCTACCGGCAACCTGGTGGGAAGAGATGAGATCATTCAGGTGCTGGAAAGGACCGAGGCCCTGGTGGTAGTGGATGAGGCCTACTACGAATTCTGCGGGCAAACGGTAGTGGATTTGCTGCCCCGTTACCCCCAGCTCCTGATTCTCCGTACCTTTTCCAAAGCCTTTGGCCTGGCGGGACTGAGGGTGGGCTATGCCCTGGGTAACCGGGAGCTAATCAGGGAACTGCATAAAGTGCGCCAGCCCTATAATCTCAATGCCTTTAGCCAGCTGGCAGCATTGACGGCATTACGCCACCGGGAGCTGTTTGTCCAGCAAATAGAGACTATCTTAAAGGATAAAGAGGAACTGAGCCGGGAGCTGGCAGAGATAGCGGGGGTGAAAAAAGTTTGGCCCAGTGCCGCCAATTTCCTGCTGGTGGAATTTGACCGGCCAGCGCAAGCAGTAGCTGCTGCTTTGGCTGAACGGGGGATACTGGTGCGTTTTCTGGGCCATCCCCGTTTGACTAATTGTCTGCGAATTACTGTGGGTACAATGGAGGAAAACCGCCTGCTGATGGCGAATGTAAAAGAGGTGCTGGCAAAATGAACCGAACCATAGCGGTGGAGAGGACAACCAGGGAAACCCGGGTGAAGGTGGTACTGGAACTGGACCAGATACGTCCGCCCCGGATCGAGACCGGGGTCGGGTTTTTCGATCATCTTCTGACCCAGATCGGACAGCATGGGCTCTTCGGGCTGACAGTGGAAGCCAGTGGGGACTTGCAGATTGATGCCCATCATACTGTGGAAGATGTGGGCATCACCCTGGGACAGGCCCTGGTACGCGCACTGGGGGATAAAGCGGGAATTAACCGCTTTGGGGAGGCGACAGTGCCGCTGGATGATGCCCTGGTCCAGGTAGTAGTGGACTTGAGTGGCCGGCCTTACCTCAATTTCGACCTGACCTTTCCCCGGGCCCAGGTAGGCAATTTTGACCTGGAACTGGTGGAGGAATTCTGCCGGGCCCTGGTTAACCACGGGGGCTTGAACCTGCATGTGCGCGGTCTGGCGGGGCACAATTGCCACCACCTGGCCGAGGCCTGTTTCAAGGCTCTGGGGAGGGCTCTGGGTCAGGCGACTATGGTAAATCCCCGCATTCCGGGGGTTTTGTCCAGCAAGGGTGTATTATGATGGGGGTAGGAAAATGACCGTCGGTATAATCGATTACGGTGCCGGCAATTTGCGCAGTGTGGTGCGGGCTTGTCAGGCTGCCGGATTGGAAACGATAATTCTGGCTGAACCGGGAGAGATGGTGGCCGTCAGGGCCCTGATTTTACCCGGGGTTGGCCACTTTGGCTATGGCATGGAAAGGCTCAGCGGGGG
Proteins encoded in this region:
- a CDS encoding YnfA family protein, whose protein sequence is MFKAAMLFILAGLAEIGGGYLVWLALREQKGWFYGIAGATILILYGILPTLQEFPSFGRVYAAYGGVFIALSLLWGWGIDGRQPDFWDGLGAAIALLGAGIILYAPRG
- a CDS encoding YerC/YecD family TrpR-related protein; protein product: MNYRSKLEHPLVDRLFDAILLLQNREECYRFFEDICTVAEIQALAQRLEVARLLEANATYGEIAEQTGASSATISRVKRALYYGADGYKLILRRLAEEKGE
- the hisZ gene encoding ATP phosphoribosyltransferase regulatory subunit, yielding MEKEKFWRIPAGVRDWLPGERASRRQLEEVMTRTFALWGYREVATPTLEYWDSISLGLNDEGREVIKLIDRNGDILALRPDWTTPIARLTASRLAQWPLPLRLFYSGQVFTQVEPQVGRWREYGQAGVELIGLPGGWADGEVVALAAESLLAAGLKEFQLHLGHMGLLQGLMAEQGLTPEQEREVKAAVSRKDLVRAEQLLGRGAELLTLRGGREMLVRAEQLTRGPEAAQALAELGETMDYLEAYGLAERIVLDFSLLRGLDYYTGVIFEGFAPGLGFSLCGGGRYDGLLARFGQPLPATGFAIGYERLLLALERQGVNRQGMDTEVRLQRREKNWTEVLAEARRRRAAGEIVIVEG
- a CDS encoding accessory gene regulator ArgB-like protein, with product MLKKMAAWLATSQGLSAEDEEVLLYSLTILTTTLGNILGLALLAWLLDTGWETMAVTLPAVTLRMWAGGGHATAPWRCVMVGTTVMALLAWLTRTASYWLEPVVPVLVILAALITWRYAPAPAPNKPLSSRQQADKLRRRALITLTFWAIIIFLFWLLAVPAWLTAGMALGLFWQGLTVVPPVYHWLGKYF
- a CDS encoding cyclic lactone autoinducer peptide, with amino-acid sequence MLKRILSGLVNVLLLLAQANVDITSSLFVYEPEVPKKLRK
- a CDS encoding sensor histidine kinase is translated as MPSRQISRKVAFLIANILLQGWLFLLLVTLQLFWRYETRWSSVLRSDSLLITIGLLGVFCAILGVFMVREIIRMADVEEEARLQALQLEEAKEFNATLSAYRHDFLNHLQVIGGLIQLGKPQDAYEYLAEITAQLIGANKNRLVSQPEVEALLWKKKALAEEKGIRLQFNIRSNLGQAEISGLDLARILGNLLDNAIYAVKDLLPRDRIVTVSIEELEEGFRLAVHNWGPPIPVKLQRLIFERGFTTKGAEGNGLGLDIVATLVQKNRGKINLVSTEAEGTTFTVWLPRRDGNLAVTIWAGPGLWL
- the hisG gene encoding ATP phosphoribosyltransferase yields the protein MFSKNNDFLTVALPKGALFAEAVELLGRCGLNTDQLLGDSRKLFFTDAEQEVNYLICRPTDIPTFVEYGAADLGIVGKDTIAEQGKDVYELLDLKFGFCRFVVAAPKALTPITDWSQWAAARVATKFPRVAEQFFQSKGLQMEIIKLHGNIELAPLVGLADLIVDLVSTGRTLRENNLAEVEEIFPVTARLIANRVNLRIKDRRIGPLLEKLKFHTSQRHSDC
- the hisD gene encoding histidinol dehydrogenase encodes the protein MVFRILQAGSVEAERLLMKEYGDLACYEQAVREILAEVKCRGDEAVLAYTARFDGVELTAATMRVSEAEVAEAYTRVDEEFLAALRLARDNISAFHQKQLPKSWAEPDQKGNVLGQLVRPLERVGIYVPGGTADYPSSVLMNAIPARVAGVKEIVMVAPPRRDGRLSPYTLVAAREAGVTEIYKIGGAQAIAALAFGTETIRKVDLITGPGNIYVTLAKKEVYGRVNIDMLAGPSEILIIADETANPRYLAADLLSQAEHDVLASSVLLTPSRELAEAVAGEVEKQLQALERREIAAKSLVSYGGAIITADLEEAVALANRYAPEHLELQVQDPWQWLGLIQHAGAIFLGPYTPEPVGDYLAGPNHVLPTGGTARFYSALNVETFMKKTSLLSYTARGLKAEGEAIVKLANTEGLTAHARAVAVRLEDLTEEGEQ
- the hisC gene encoding histidinol-phosphate transaminase, translated to MIEARAWLQALKPYDPHELPWRVKLDANENPHPFPAPVLAEMLATLSTGLFQRYPDATASQLRVELAAYCGVEADQILLGNGSDEILHLVCQAYVGPGRQAVYGGPSFAMYAINTLATGGTPVEVPLDEEFNLELAPLLEQAQQPATGAVFICTPNNPTGNLVGRDEIIQVLERTEALVVVDEAYYEFCGQTVVDLLPRYPQLLILRTFSKAFGLAGLRVGYALGNRELIRELHKVRQPYNLNAFSQLAALTALRHRELFVQQIETILKDKEELSRELAEIAGVKKVWPSAANFLLVEFDRPAQAVAAALAERGILVRFLGHPRLTNCLRITVGTMEENRLLMANVKEVLAK
- the hisB gene encoding imidazoleglycerol-phosphate dehydratase HisB, which encodes MNRTIAVERTTRETRVKVVLELDQIRPPRIETGVGFFDHLLTQIGQHGLFGLTVEASGDLQIDAHHTVEDVGITLGQALVRALGDKAGINRFGEATVPLDDALVQVVVDLSGRPYLNFDLTFPRAQVGNFDLELVEEFCRALVNHGGLNLHVRGLAGHNCHHLAEACFKALGRALGQATMVNPRIPGVLSSKGVL